CGTGGTTTTTACTATCTCGACCTCTTCTTCATAGCTCGGGTAGGCAACATCTATCTGAAACATAAACCTGTCCAGCTCGGCCTCCGGAAGGGGATACGTGCCCTCCTGCTCTATGGGGTTCTGGGTCGCGAATACCAGGAAGGGAAAAGCTATGGGGTAGGTCTCACCGCCAACGGTCACTTTCTTCTCCTGCATAGCCTGAAGCAGCGCCGCCTGGGTTTTGGGGGATGCCCTGTTTATCTCGTCCGCAAGGAGAATATTGCAGAATATGGGGCCGTGTATGAATCTGAAAAACCGTTTTTCAGTGTCCGGGTCCTTTTCCAGGACTTCCGAGCCTGTGATGTCGGAAGGCATAAGATCGGGCGTGAACTGGACCCTGTTGAATTTGAGATTCAGGACTTCGGACAGGGTGCTTACAAGAAGAGTCTTCGCAAGCCCGGGGACTCCGACGAAAAGCGAGTGGCCTGAGGACATGAGTGATATGAGGAGGAGCTCGATTACCTTTTCCTGCCCGACTATTACCTTTCCTATTTCCTTTACTATTTCGCTTCTGATTGCGGAAAGCTCTTTTACCGCCTCCACGTCTTCTCTATTTTCGAATTCACTGTTCATGCTGCGGTTCCTCGCTTAAAAGTATATTGAGTGCCTTTCTTGCTCTGAGAGCGTCTTCCGTACGTCCTTCTTTCTCATAAATAGACGCGAGAACACTGTGTATTTCCGGGTCGAAGGGGTTAATGCTGATTGCTTTCATATAAGAATCTTCCGCCTTCTTTATATTTTCCTTTTCCAGGTATATTCTTCCGAGGATCATGTGGATTTGTATCTGGTCGGGATAAAAATTCAGAAGGGGCGTCAATATCCCGAGCGCCTTGTCCGGCTCACCCGAGCCGTGGAGGGCGGACGCGAGCCTTGTGGATATAAGGGGCGAGCCCGGGTCATAACCGAGCGCTTTTTCGTACTCGTACGAGGCCGAGCGGAGTCTTCCCCTCGTCCTGAGCAGGTCTCCGAGCCTGGCGTGATCCCGCGCCTTGCGGTTGTCGATATCTACGAGATCTTCGCTTCCGTCTGAAGATTCCTCGTTGTTGTCTCTTATCCTGACGCCCTTTACTTTAACGCCGGGAATTTTTTCGCTAAGCCCCTTGCCTTCAAGGTCGGCTTTCCAGGACGCGTAATAGTCGGCGAATTCCATTCCGGTTACTTTTTGTAAAGCGACTTTAAAATCATCGCTTTCTTTCATGGACTCAAGCAGATTCACCAGACCCTCGTTGCCCCATCTTTCCACGAGGTAGCTGATATTGGTACCCGCTTGGGCGAACGCCAGTTGCGCCTCCCGCG
This is a stretch of genomic DNA from Deltaproteobacteria bacterium. It encodes these proteins:
- a CDS encoding MoxR family ATPase, which translates into the protein MNSEFENREDVEAVKELSAIRSEIVKEIGKVIVGQEKVIELLLISLMSSGHSLFVGVPGLAKTLLVSTLSEVLNLKFNRVQFTPDLMPSDITGSEVLEKDPDTEKRFFRFIHGPIFCNILLADEINRASPKTQAALLQAMQEKKVTVGGETYPIAFPFLVFATQNPIEQEGTYPLPEAELDRFMFQIDVAYPSYEEEVEIVKTTTGTYNPELRKILDSQKILEYQQLVHRVPVSDTVAAYAVRVARATRPDDPATPESVRQGVSWGVGPRASQYLILGSKARAVLQGRFTPSTEDVKAIAPAVLKHRVVLNFRAEAEGVRQDDIIQEILDKTDPRENPRLQV